Proteins from one Physeter macrocephalus isolate SW-GA chromosome 16, ASM283717v5, whole genome shotgun sequence genomic window:
- the SLC37A4 gene encoding glucose-6-phosphate exchanger SLC37A4, whose protein sequence is MAARGYGYYRTVIFSAMFGGYSLYYFNRKTFSFVMPSLVEEVPLDKDDLGLITSSQSAAYAISKFVSGVLSDQMSARWLFSSGLLLVGLVNVVFSWSSAVPVFAALWFLNGLAQGLGWPPCGKVLRKWFEPSQFGTWWAVLSTSMNLAGGLGPILATILAQSYSWRSTLALSGALCVVVSFLCLLLIHNEPADVGLRNLDPTPSKGKKGSLKEESTLQQLLLTPYLWVLSTGYLVVFGVKTCCTDWGQFFLIQERGQSALVGSSYMSALEVGGLVGSIAAGYLSDRAMAKARLSMYGNPRHGLLLFMMAGMTVSMYLFRVTVTSDSPKDVAFWTPALHPLAELTGFTEHEVPY, encoded by the exons ATGGCGGCCCGAGGCTACGGCTATTACCGCACTGTGATCTTCTCGGCCATGTTTGGAGGCTACAGCCTGTACTACTTCAACCGCAAGACCTTCTCTTTTGTCATGCCGTCGCTGGTGGAGGAGGTCCCTCTGGACAAGGATGACTTGG ggCTCATCACCAGCAGCCAGTCGGCAGCCTACGCCATCAGCAAGTTTGTGAGCGGGGTGCTGTCTGACCAGATGAGTGCTCGCTGGCTCTTCTCTTCCGGGCTTCTCCTGGTTGGCCTGGTCAACGTAGTCTTTTCCTGGAGCTCTGCAGTACCTGTCTTTGCTGCTCTCTGGTTCCTCAATGGCCTGGCACAGGGGCTGGGCTGGCCCCCATGTGGCAAGGTCCTGCGGAAG TGGTTTGAGCCATCTCAATTTGGCACTTGGTGGGCCGTCCTATCAACCAGCATGAACCTGGCTGGAGGGCTGGGCCCCATCCTGGCAACCATCCTCGCCCAGAGCTATAGCTGGCGCAGCACGCTGGCCCTGTCTGGGGCACTGTGTGTGGTtgtctccttcctctgtctcctgcTCATCCACAATGAACCTGCTGATGTTGGACTCCGCAACCTGGACCCCACTCCCTCCAAGGGCAAGAAGG GCTCCCTGAAGGAGGAGAGTACCTTACAGCAGCTGCTGCTGACCCCCTACCTGTGGGTGCTCTCCACTGGCTACCTTGTGGTGTTTGGAGTGAAGACGTGCTGTACTGACTGGGGCCAGTTCTTCCTTATCCAGGAGAGAGGACAGTCAGCCCTCGTGG GTAGCTCCTACATGAGTGCTCTGGAGGTTGGGGGCCTTGTAGGCAGCATCGCAGCTGGCTACCTGTCAGACCGGGCCATGGCCAAG GCACGGTTGTCCATGTACGGGAACCCCCGCCATGGCTTGCTGCTGTTCATGATGGCTGGCATGACAGTGTCCATGTACCTCTTCCGGGTAACTGTGACCAGTGACTCCCCCAAG GATGTTGCTTTCTGGACTCCAGCTCTTCACCCTCTCGCTGAGCTCACAGGCTTTACAGAGCATGAGGTGCCCTAT